The genomic region TCAAACTTCTTGAGCGGGAAGACCGCCGCGCCATCGAACAAAGCTTCGGACGTCATGTCCATTGGGGTTACTGGCAAACGCCCGAACAGGCCGAACCGACTCCGGAAGATTTCGCCAGGGCGGCGGAAAATTTAACCGCCGAGCTCTGCCGGGCCGGACAAATAATCGACGGCCTGAGGGTTCTGGACGTCGGCTGCGGTTTTGGCGGCACGCTGGCCCATATCGACGAGCATTACTCGCGTATGACGCTGACCGGCCTGAATCTGGACGAGCGCCAGTTGCAAAGGGCCAGAAAATTGCTCCGGCCTTCTCCCGGCAATCATCTCGCCTTCGTTCAGGGCGATGCCTGCCGCCTGTCGTTTCCCGACCGCTCTTTCGACGTCGTGCTGGCGGTCGAATGCATTTTCCATTTTCCGAGCCGGGCACGTTTTTTTCAGGAAGCCTACCGAGTGCTGGCGCCCGGCGGCCGTCTGGCGCTGTCCGATTTCATTCCGACGCCGGCGATTGCGCCGTTGGCCGGCATCCGGCTGCCGGAGCGCCTGAGCCGGGGTTTTTACGGCCGCTGCAACGTGCAATGCACCGATCGCGGCTATCGCCGGCTGGCCGAGCAAAACCGGTTTGGAATCCTGACCGTCCGCGACATTACCTCTCAGAC from Methylosarcina fibrata AML-C10 harbors:
- a CDS encoding class I SAM-dependent methyltransferase; this encodes MTNRPQRSASHPALPYFDHLLKLLEREDRRAIEQSFGRHVHWGYWQTPEQAEPTPEDFARAAENLTAELCRAGQIIDGLRVLDVGCGFGGTLAHIDEHYSRMTLTGLNLDERQLQRARKLLRPSPGNHLAFVQGDACRLSFPDRSFDVVLAVECIFHFPSRARFFQEAYRVLAPGGRLALSDFIPTPAIAPLAGIRLPERLSRGFYGRCNVQCTDRGYRRLAEQNRFGILTVRDITSQTLPTYAYLRRLARQTSFYNGFALIETAALEMLSRLRWMNYCIYAFRKRG